Proteins found in one Streptosporangiales bacterium genomic segment:
- a CDS encoding cyclase family protein, whose amino-acid sequence MGQTRPMTQYRLIDLSHPITAGMTTFPGLPGPEISDHLSHQASREHYAPGTEFAIQRVTMVGNTGTYVDSPYHRYPEGTDLAGLPLESLADLPVVVVRAAGATGRGIHADALAGLDVTGHAVLVHTGWDRHWGTPAYGGDAPYLTADAAEWLVRSGAALVGIDAVNVDDAADGTRPVHTALLGAGIPVLEHLTNLDRLPANGARLHAVPAPVAGCGTFPVRAYAVVAEQ is encoded by the coding sequence ATGGGGCAAACTCGCCCCATGACGCAGTACCGGCTCATCGACCTCAGCCACCCGATCACCGCCGGCATGACCACGTTCCCCGGCCTGCCGGGCCCGGAGATCAGCGACCACCTCAGCCACCAGGCGTCCCGCGAGCACTACGCGCCCGGCACCGAGTTCGCCATCCAGCGGGTCACCATGGTCGGCAACACCGGCACCTACGTGGACAGCCCGTACCACCGGTATCCCGAAGGCACCGACCTCGCCGGGCTACCCCTGGAGTCGCTCGCCGACCTGCCGGTCGTGGTCGTCCGGGCGGCGGGCGCCACCGGCCGCGGCATCCACGCCGACGCGCTGGCGGGCCTGGACGTCACCGGGCACGCCGTGCTCGTGCACACCGGGTGGGACAGACACTGGGGCACACCCGCGTACGGCGGGGACGCGCCGTACCTGACCGCCGACGCCGCCGAGTGGCTGGTTCGATCGGGTGCCGCGCTGGTCGGCATCGACGCGGTGAACGTCGACGACGCGGCCGACGGCACCCGGCCGGTGCACACCGCACTGCTCGGCGCGGGCATTCCCGTGCTCGAGCACCTGACCAACCTCGACCGGCTGCCGGCGAACGGCGCGCGGCTGCACGCCGTGCCGGCACCGGTGGCGGGGTGCGGCACCTTCCCGGTGCGCGCCTACGCGGTCGTCGCCGAGCAGTGA